In the Rattus rattus isolate New Zealand chromosome 18, Rrattus_CSIRO_v1, whole genome shotgun sequence genome, one interval contains:
- the LOC116886903 gene encoding calcium homeostasis modulator protein 6, producing MQEILSQLKAQSQVLGWFLIAAVIFLLLVFKCVSRCFSPVSYLQLKFWEIYLEKEKQILQSQAAEHATQLAKENIRSFFECSKPKECNTPSRKDWQQISALYTFNSKNQFYSMLHKYVSRKEVSNSLHSVEGDVVVPVLGFVDDAAMANTHGV from the exons ATGCAGGAGATCCTGAGTCAGCTCAAGGCCCAGTCTCAG gTGCTCGGTTGGTTTCTGATAGCTGCCGTCATCTTCTTACTTCTGGTTTTTAAGTGTGTGTCCCGATGCTTCTCTCCGGTTAGTTATCTGCAGTTAAAATTCTGGGAAATCTACTTGGAAAAGGAGAAGCAGATCCTTCAAAGTCAAGCTGCAGAACACGCGACCCAGTTGGCAAAAGAGAATATTAGAAGTTTCTTTGAGTGCTCAAAGCCGAAGGAATGCAACACCCCAAGCAGAAAAGACTGGCAGCAAATCTCAGCATTGTATACATTCAATTCCAAGAACCAGTTCTACAGCATGCTGCACAAGTATGTTAGCAGAAAAGAGGTGAGCAACAGTCTCCACTCTGTGGAAGGAGATGTTGTGGTCCCTGTCCTTGGCTTTGTAGATGATGCTGCCATGGCCAACACTCACGGAGTGTGA
- the LOC116886906 gene encoding calcium homeostasis modulator protein 6-like, giving the protein MEKFKALLDLQIKHRSALGYGLVTLLTAGGEKIFSTVVFQGPCTATWNLTYGLVFLLVPALALFLLGYALRARTWRLLTGCCSRSASTGSSSELRSALVCAQLSAVAALAPLT; this is encoded by the coding sequence ATGGAGAAGTTCAAGGCCCTGCTGGACCTGCAGATCAAGCACCGCAGCGCCCTGGGCTATGGCCTGGTGACCCTGCTGACGGCTGGTGGGGAGAAGATCTTCTCCACAGTGGTGTTCCAGGGTCCCTGCACTGCCACCTGGAACCTGACCTACGGCCTGGTGTTCCTGCTGGTGCCTGCTTTAGCGCTTTTCCTCCTGGGCTATGCGCTGAGGGCACGCACATGGCGTCTGCTCACCGGCTGCTGCTCCCGGAGTGCAAGCACGGGATCCAGTTCGGAGTTGCGCAGCGCACTCGTATGCGCGCAGCTCAGCGCGGTCGCAGCGCTCGCTCCCCTCACCTAG